The window GTACGGCAGCACGATGTTGGCATAGTACTGCTTCATGAGGTCTTCGAGGGGGTAGCGATCAACTTCGTCGGCCCAACGCTCGGAGGTGGCCCAGTTCTGGCCGAAGGCGTCGTTGGTGAAGGCGATCTTTTCCTCGGGGCAGTAAGTCAGCATGGCATCAGGCCAGTGCAGCATGCGGGTTTCAACGAACTGCAGGGTGCGCTTGCCCAGAGAAATTTCGGTACCAGTAGGAACCACTTCTACCGGCCAGTCTTCGTAGTGGAAGTGAGCCTTCATGGCCTTCTGGCCCATGGGAGAGGTGTAGATTTTCTCGGGCTGGTATTTTTCAACAGCCAGAGCGAGACAACCGGCGTGGTCGGGTTCCAGGTGGTTGATGACGAAGTAGTCGATTTTCTGACCTTCATCGAGAGCGTGGGCCAGGTTGCACTGCAGGGCGCCCCAGAATTCTTCGGGCACGGTATCGATCAGGGTAACCTTCTCGTCCTTGATCAGGAAGTTGTTGTAGGTGGTACCCTTGTGGGACACGGAGTAGCCGTGGAAGTTGCGGCGGTTCCAATCGATGGCGCCGACCCAGAATACTCCGTCTTTAAGTTCATAAGGCTTCATGGTGTTTCTCCAAAAATTGATTTTTCAATCAGTCCAAGTGTCAAAAAAGAGCGCGGGCCGAGGCGCGCGCTCCCTGCCCGGGATCGGGCCAAATATTTT of the Pseudodesulfovibrio sp. zrk46 genome contains:
- a CDS encoding flavodoxin domain-containing protein; its protein translation is MKPYELKDGVFWVGAIDWNRRNFHGYSVSHKGTTYNNFLIKDEKVTLIDTVPEEFWGALQCNLAHALDEGQKIDYFVINHLEPDHAGCLALAVEKYQPEKIYTSPMGQKAMKAHFHYEDWPVEVVPTGTEISLGKRTLQFVETRMLHWPDAMLTYCPEEKIAFTNDAFGQNWATSERWADEVDRYPLEDLMKQYYANIVLPYSPVVLKTLKALEEMNLDIEMVCPDHGLMFRGEDCAWAMKKYVEFAEQKPKNKAVIVYDTMWHSTEKMALATASGLADAGVSVKVMCMKNNHHSEVMSEIYDAAAVVVGSPTHNNGILPLMADMLTYMKGLRPQNKIGAAIGSFGWSGECVKVLTQWLEDMSMEIVDPVKVKHVPTHDTMKQCYEQGQAIAEAIKAKLG